In Vanrija pseudolonga chromosome 4, complete sequence, a single window of DNA contains:
- the NUP_1 gene encoding Purine nucleoside permease yields MRFLPLIAGALSLVAAHDPRSAQAPLAAGTPIAPKVLIVSMFAPEDVWSDRLGLTHNYTLPLLHPHFPAVHCDAAGDVCQVTTAMGEINAAVTITALLLSPVFDLTKSYFFFAGIAGVDPHYGTTGSAALARFAVQVALAYEIDPREAPEHWETGYFLQGTSEPNTIEGVLAYGTEVYELNTNLRDRVRGFAANVTLKDSDAAESFRSKFDYAPANEPPALFYGDVATTDVFFSGHRLTAAFANITSLWTKGQGTYALSAQEDNASFEALLRAHRIGLADFSRAILLRTASNFDRPPPGLDALTAMRLTDSGGFVPSVENLFAVGNPIVQGILDNWAEFAPGVPVQDGWLHAGDGAGATLWANHAADHVA; encoded by the exons ATGCGCTTCCTCCCACTGATAGCAGGAGCGCTCTCCCTGGTCGCGGCTCACGACCCGCGTtcggcgcaggcgccgctggccgccggcacgccgatCGCGCCAAAGGTCCTCATAGTGTC CATGTTCGCGCCGGAGGACGTATGGAGCGATCGGCTTGGCTTGACGCACAACTATACCCTCCCGCTATTGCACCCGCACTTCCCAGCAGTGCACTGCGACGCGGCCGGCGATGTGTGCCAGGTTACCACGGCGATGGGGGAGATCAACGCCGCCGTGACTATTACCGCACTGCTCCTGAGTCCGGTGTTTGACCTGACCAAATCGTACTT CTTCTTTGCTGGCATCGCCGGTGTCGACCCACACTACGGCACCACCGGTTCGGCGGCCCTCGCACGTTTCGCGGTCCAAGTAGCCCTCGCGTACGAGATCGACCCCCGGGAGGCGCCGGAACACTGGGAGACGGGATACTTCCTCCAGGGGACGAGCGAGCCAAACACCATTGAGGGTGTCTTGGCGTACGGGACTGAGGTGTACGAG CTGAACACCAACCTCCGCGATCGCGTCCGCGGGTTCGCCGCCAATGTCACCTTGAAGGACAGTGACGCCGCGGAGTCGTTCCGCTCCAAGTTTGACTATGCGCCTGCCAACGAGCCCCCAGCCCTCTTCTACGGCGACGTGGCGACCACCGACGTCTTCTTTTCGGGCCACCGCCTCACCGCAGCCTTTGCGAATATCACATCCTTGTGGACCAAGGGCCAGGGCACGTACGCGCTCTCGGCGCAAGAAGACAACGCGAGCTTTGAGGCGCTGCTCCGTGCCCACCGTATCGGTCTGGCTGACTTTTCGCGCGCGATCCTCCTCCGCACCGCGTCCAACTTTgaccgcccgccgccggggtTGGACGCACTCACCGCCATGCGTCTGACCGACTCGGGCGGTTTCGTGCCCAGCGTCGAGAACCTGTTCGCCGTGGGCAACCCCATTGTCCAGGGCATCTTGGATAACTGGGCCGAGTTTGCCCCCGGTGTTCCCGTACAAGATGGCTGGTTGCACGCCGgggacggcgccggcgcgactcTGTGGGCCAATCACGCGGCCGACCATGTGGCATAG
- the mrr1_0 gene encoding Citrinin biosynthesis cluster MFS transporter mrr1, with protein MTNAQFTGSGATSSPSTEKSPLATAAPSPTPTVLSHEGVVKSSTQPSKHVRRSWSAEEEEFKRGEVPEDLVGAMQGDTSYKVVFSGPDDPRSAQNWSTRKKLVQTILITLATMWAGMASAVASGAAHSLGEHFHVGSVVAELANSMFVFGFALGPQVFGPLSEVLGRKWPLALGIFLGAMFSIQTAGAGNLATVMIGRFLGGVFGAAPYAIGGGWFHDVYDALHVQCGIAFFASATAGGPALGPLAGAGFASLGVPGGYAWRWVEWFVSGFGLLVAFLLATCMDEAYAPAILAAEAKRLRRETGEWAWHAELDTVSLTLGDIATRYVLRPVRMLFTEPMLAVITVYMSFVYALLYILMAALPIIYGEYRGMSLVGSALPFLAAFIGILIGGGIIVADKVRYTRVLERKGMLEQGIPEQRFIPMGLGAVLLPLGLFWFAFTGPAQTSSPWPSIIALAFAQCGMILIFECGIIYTIDMYRSFANSAIAANTLVRSALGGSFPLFTGAMVRNLGYKGTWSMALLAFIGVALAPTPLIFYHIGAKLRAKSTFSPKL; from the exons ATGACCAACGCACAGTTTACTGGCTCCGGGGCGACATCGTCTCCTTCCACGGAGAAATCACCGCTGGCCACAGCCGCGCCCtcccccacacccacagTCCTCTCGCACGAAGGCGTCGTCAAGTCGTCGACTCAACCCTCAAAGCATGTTCGCCGCTCGTGGagtgccgaggaggaggagttCAAGCGCGGTGAAGTGcccgaggacctcgtcggTGCCATGCAGGGCGACACATCGTACAAGGTTGTCTTCAGTGGCCCAGATGACCCCCGCAGCGCCCAGAACTGGAG cacgcgcaaGAAGCTCGTACAGACCATCCTCATCACCCTCGCGACCATGTGGGCAGGCATGGCCTCGGCCGTTGCaagcggcgccgcgcacagcctcggcgagcactTTCACGTCGGGAGCGTggtggccgagctcgccaactCGATGTTT GTGTTCGGCTTCGCACTCGGCCCGCAGGTTTTCGGCCCGCTGTCGGAAGTGCTGGGGCGCAAGtggccgctggcgctgggcatcttcctcggcgccatgtTCTCTATCCAAACAGCTGGTGCTGGCAACCTCGCGACGGTGATGATCGGTCGCTTCCTCGGGGGCGTGTTCGGTGCCGCACCTTATGCaatcggcggcgggtggttCCATGACGTCTACGACGCGCTGCACGTGCAGTGTGGTATCGCCTTCTTTGCATCCGCCACTGCTGGTGGCCCAGCACTCGgcccgctcgccggcgctggcttCGCGTCGCTCGGGGTACCCGGCGGATACGCGTGGCGCTGGGTTGAGTGGTTCGTGTCCGGCTTCGGGTTGCTCGtggccttcctcctcgcaaCGTGCATGGACGAGGCGTACGCGCCAGCCatcctcgcggccgaggccaagcgcctgcgccgcgaaacgggcgagtgggcgtGGCATGCGGAGCTCGACACGGTGtccctcaccctcggcgacatTGCGACGCGCTATGTTCTCCGCCCGGTGCGCATGCTCTTCACCGAGCCCATGCTGGCCGTGATCACAGTGTACATGAGCTTCGTTTACGCGCTGCTCTACATCCTCATGGCGGCGCTACCCATCATCTACGGCGAGTACCGTGGCATGTCGCTCGTCGGGTCGGCGCTACCGTTCCTCGCGGCGTTTATCGGTATCCTCATCGGTGGAGGCATCATTGTCGCCGACAAGGTGCGGTACACGCGCGTACTGGAACGCAAGGGTATGCTGGAGCAAGGTATCCCTGAGCAGCGGTTCATCCCGATGGGTCTCGGCGCAGTGCTACTTC CCCTCGGCCTGTTCTGGTTTGCATTCACGGGCCCCGCGcagacctcgtcgccgtggccgtcAATCATCGCGCTCGCATTCGCACAGTGCGGAATGATCCTCATCTTCGAATGCGGAATCATCTACACCATCGACATGTATCGTTCCTTTGCGAACAGCGCCATCGCGGCCAACACTCTTGTCCGGTCAGCTCTCGGCGGCTCGTTCCCCCTGTTCACTGGCGCCATGGTGCGTAACCTTGGATACAAGGGGACGTGGTCAATGGCCCTCCTTGCGTTCATCGGCGTcgcgttggcgccgacgccgctcaTCTTCTACCACATCGGTGCCAAGCTGCGTGCCAAGTCGACATTCTCACCGAAGCTGTAG
- the betA gene encoding Oxygen-dependent choline dehydrogenase codes for MVKSAHPRDVADTFDFIVLGGGAGGNTVAGRLAENSKVKVLVVEAGPGDPENVDIVTTPARAMETRGSQYDWWYKTTMINREDYTRIECPNTRGKILGGSTSLNYFTWLRGSAATYDQDWTPYGGSEWSWAGVKDYFNKSAKYHDDKGVYDPGFKKLGENGTLPIAHADLLPETKGFRDSLQKAWKSVGRELTVNVYDGTQGGLFPSVNTVYNGLRSTSATAIEGKANVTVVANTTSKRILFKDKTAIGVEVVGPEGREYKFFANREVIVAQGVYESAKILMLSGIGAKEYLETFSIQVRIDSPHVGQNLQDHPIFPHVFKLKDGYGLDDILIYDTDKKRKAAADYKKNRTGPLTSPLLELVGFPRIDEYLAKVPAYVEYKKKNGGKDPFGPAGQPHFELDFVPVFADAFQWHFPTPPSGNYVTVIVDLMRPLSHTGTVKLNSTDPFEQPHINLGFLQHDLDIVALREGTRFIGDLFYKGAGMKDIVEGDYPWPLDRSSDEVLDKQILERSQTGFHPCGTNRMARDIGDGVVDPHLRVHGLKNLRVADASIFPVIPDCRIQNVVYMVAEKGADFIKQDHPDLYK; via the exons ATGGTCAAGTCAGCCCACCCCAGAGACGTCGCCGACACCTTTGACTTCATCGTcctcggtggtggcgccggcggcaacacGGTCGCTGGCCGCCTGGCCGAGAACTCAAAAGTCAAGGTGCTCGTTGTCGAGGCTGGACCGGG TGACCCGGAGAacgtcgacattgtcacCACCCCTGCCCGTGCGATGGAGACGCGCGGTTCGCAGTACGACTGGTGGTACAAGACCACCATGATCAACCGCGAGGACTACACGCGCATCGAGTGCCCCAATACCCGTGGCAAGATTCTCGGCGGCTCCACCTCGCTGAACTACTTTACGTGgctgcgcggctcggcggcgacgtacGACCAAGACTGGACCCCGTACGGCGGGAGCGAGTGGTCCTGGGCCGGTGTCAAGGACTACTTCAACAAGTCGGCCAAGTACCATGACGACAAGGGTGTATATGACCCCGGCTTCAAGAAGCTCGGCGAAAATGGTACCCTGCCGATCGCGCATGCCGACCTGCtccccgagaccaagggGTTCCGCGATAGCCTCCAGAAGGCGTGGAAGTctgtcggccgcgagcttACTGTCAACGTCTACGACGGGACACAGGGCGGCCTCTTCCCGTCCGTCAACACGGTGTACAATGGCCTCCGGTCcacgtcggcgaccgcgatcgagggcaaggcgaaCGTGACCGTCGTGGCCAACACGACGTCCAAGCGTATCCTGTTCAAGGACAAAACTGccatcggcgtcgaggtcgtcgggcCCGAGGGGCGCGAGTACAAGTTCTTCGCGAATCGTGAGGTCATTGTCGCGCAGGGCGTGTACGAGTCGGCCAAGATCCTCATGCTCTCGGGCATCGGGGCCAAGGAGTACCTCGAGACTTTCAGCATCCAGGTACGCATCGATTCGCCGCACGTGGGCCAGAACCTGCAGGACCACCCCATCTTCCCGCACGTCttcaagctcaaggacggGTACGGGCTGGATGACATCCTCATCTACGACACGgacaagaagcgcaaggccgccgcagACTACAAGAAGAACCGGACTGGCCCGCTGACTAGcccgctgctcgagctcgtcggaTTTCCCCGCATCGACGAGTACCTCGCCAAGGTCCCGGCGTACGTCGAGTACAAGAAGAAGAATGGCGGCAAGGACCCGTTCGGTCCTGCTGGCCAGCCCCACTTCGAACTCGACTTTGTG CCCGTGTTTGCCGACGCCTTCCAGTGGCACTTCCCCACGCCCCCGAGCGGCAACTATGTCACTGTCATCGTCGACCTCATGCGCCCCCTCTCCCACACGGGCACCGTCAAGCTCAACTCGACCGACCCGTTCGAGCAGCCGCACATCAACCTCGGCTTCCTGCAGCACGATCTTGATATTGTCGCGCTGCGTGAGGGCACGCGCTTCATCGGTGACCTGTTCTACAAGGGTGCCGGAATGAAGGACATTGTCGAGGGGGACTATCCCTGGCCGCTGGACCGCTCGTctgacgaggtgctcgacaagCAGATCCTGGAGCGCAGCCAGACCGGCTTCCACCCGTGCGGCACAAACCGCATGGCCCGTGATAttggcgacggcgtagtCGACCCTCACTTGCGCGTGCACGGCCTCAAGAACCTCCGTGTGGCTGACGCGTCCATCTTCCCCGTCATCCCCGACTGCCGTATCCAGAACGTGGTGTACATGGTGGCTGAGAAGGGCGCCGACTTTATCAAGCAGGACCACCCGGACCTGTACAAGTAG
- the CTA1 gene encoding Peroxisomal catalase translates to MAPNRTDRTYTLQEGCRYGSASTAQRFGDQRPIRGLMLLQDTQLIETLAHFNRERIPERTVHAGAVGAWGELEVTHDNSDLTSAAFLNGKGKTSKVLWRLSITGPRPGHYETTRDVRGWAMKIFTEEGNQDFVFNSIPTFFIRDPIKFPSMNRSHKVHPSKNAVDPNMFWDFHVNNQEGIHALMMLFSNRGIPANVRQLNGYSGHTYKLTRADSYVYVKIHFLTDLGAKGLRLTEAKRLGGERPSLHTVDMHEHIAQGKFPTWTMYAQVMTAEQAATYRWNIFDMTKVWPHKDFPLRPMARLTLNKNPENYFSDIEQAAFSPSTMVPGIAPSLDPMLQARMFAYPDAARYRVGVNYQQLPCNRPVSHVYAPYERDGAMRYMTNYGSDPSYVNSALVPVQFESEIGASGYSIGHDEVMVGRVAGYASEVTDDDFVQARAMWDVLGCHSGEQEDFVDNVVDSLLGVVASLQKGAIEMFARVDPALAKAIASALGYK, encoded by the exons ATGGCCCCCAACAGAACGGACCGCACTTACACGCTGCAGGAGG gCTGCCGGTATGGCTCAGCATCGACGGCTCAGCGCTTTGGCGACCAGCGCCCCATTCGCGGGCTCATGCTGCTCCAGGACACCCAGTTGATCGAGACCCTCGCGCACTTCAACCGCGAGCGTATCCCCGAGCGCACTgtgcacgccggcgccgtcggcgcgtggggcgagctcgaggtcacgCACGACAACTCGGACCTCACAAGCGCCGCCTTCCTCAAtggcaagggcaagacgTCCAAGGTCCTGTGGCGGCTCAGCATCACTGGCCCGAGGCCGGGACACTACGAGACGACGCGCGACGTCCGCGGCTGGGCGATGAAGATCTTCACTGAAGAGGGCAACCAGGACTTTGTGTTCAACAGTATT CCCACGTTCTTCATCCGCGACCCCATCAAGTTCCCGTCGATGAACCGCTCGCATAAGGTCCATCCGTCCAAGAACGCGGTGGATCCGAACATGTTCTGGGA CTTCCACGTCAACAACCAGGAGGGCATACACGCCCTCATGATGCTCTTCTCGAACCGCGGCATTCCGGCCAACGTGCGCCAGCTCAACGGGTACTCGGGCCACACGTACAAGTTGACCCGCGCCGATAGCTATGTGTACGTCAAGATCCACttcctcaccgacctcggaGCCAAGGGGCTTCGCCTCACCGAGGCAAAGAGGTTGGGCGGTGAGCGCCCGTCGCTGCACACCGTCGACATGCACGAGCACATTGCGCAGGGCAAGTTCCCCACATGGACCATGTATGCCCAGGTCATGACAGCCGAGCAGGCGGCCACTTATCGCTGGAACATCTTCGACATGACCAAAGTGTGGCCGCACAAGGACTTCCCGCTGCGTCCAATGGCCAGGCTGACCCTAAACAAGAAT CCGGAAAACTACTTCTCGGACATTGAGCAGGCGGCCTTCTCGCCATCGACCATGGTGCCCGGCATCGCGCCTTCGCTCGACCCGATGCTCCAAGCGCGCATGTTCGCGTACCCCGACGCGGCCCGCTACCGCGTCGGCGTAAACTACCAGCAGCTGCCGTGCAATCGGCCCGTGTCGCACGTGTATGCGCCgtacgagcgcgacggcgcgatgCGCTACATGACCAACTACGGTAGCGACCCGTCGTACGTCAACAGCGCGCTCGTGCCTGTGCAGTTTGAGAGCGAgatcggcgcgagcggctaCTCGATTGGCCATGACGAGGTCATGGTCGGCCGCGTGGCTGGCTACGCCTCCGAggtcaccgacgacgactttgtgCAGGCGCGTGCCATGTGGGATGTGCTTGGGTGCCATAGTGGCGAGCAGGAAGATTttgtcgacaatgtcgtTGACAGTCTCCTGGGAGTTGTTGCCTCCCTCCAGAAGGGCGCGATTGAAATGTTCGCGAGGGTAGACccggcgctcgccaaggcgatTGCGTCGGCGTTGGGTTACAAGTAG